A DNA window from bacterium contains the following coding sequences:
- a CDS encoding ATP-binding protein — MVYIILGVGIAVLIALIFAFILRKYTLKFREKLALLFIGFLLVPSIPLAFITINLLTNNIDMWSNKRIEKALEDSFTLSQSIKREMDSTATTRTQNITSVLQYIKQLQMLKKPIKTAIWILFLGGIFVLAITGTSIARTLSKKIERPIYNLVQGTNKITQGDFGHQIIGEGEDEIGTLIKSFNKMSKELSTQRETLKDIERLKAYQEIARRVSHEIKNPLTSIGISIDRLSQNIKEERDKECLSIIKEEIGNLKHLASEFAEFARLPELKFAPCNLNEVVKSVAELHSNEEKIKTDYYEKLPEILMDKNSIRQVLINLINNSIEAGGEIKISTSMDKEWAVVKVCDTGKGIPDNILPKIFEPYITTKSKGTGLGLPIAKKIILDHKGQIEISSEESKGTAAVIKLPLSL, encoded by the coding sequence ATGGTATATATTATTTTAGGAGTTGGGATTGCTGTATTGATTGCACTTATATTTGCCTTTATTCTACGAAAATATACTCTGAAATTCAGAGAGAAGTTAGCACTTCTTTTTATTGGTTTTTTATTGGTTCCGAGTATACCACTTGCTTTTATCACTATAAATTTACTTACAAATAATATTGATATGTGGTCAAACAAAAGAATAGAGAAAGCGTTGGAAGATTCATTTACCCTATCACAGAGCATTAAGAGAGAAATGGATTCTACAGCTACAACCAGAACACAAAATATAACTTCTGTTCTTCAATATATAAAGCAACTACAGATGTTAAAAAAGCCTATCAAAACAGCTATCTGGATTTTATTTTTAGGCGGAATATTTGTTTTAGCTATCACAGGAACTTCGATTGCCAGAACATTAAGTAAAAAAATTGAGCGTCCTATTTACAATTTAGTTCAAGGAACAAACAAAATTACACAGGGAGACTTTGGACATCAAATCATTGGGGAGGGCGAAGATGAAATAGGAACTCTAATCAAATCCTTTAACAAAATGAGCAAGGAACTTAGCACCCAGAGAGAAACTCTCAAAGATATAGAACGATTAAAAGCGTATCAAGAAATAGCAAGGAGAGTATCACACGAAATAAAAAATCCTTTGACTTCTATCGGGATTTCCATAGATAGATTAAGCCAAAATATAAAAGAAGAAAGAGATAAAGAATGCCTGAGCATAATAAAAGAGGAGATAGGCAACTTGAAGCATCTTGCAAGTGAGTTTGCGGAGTTTGCTCGTTTACCGGAACTGAAGTTTGCACCTTGTAATTTAAATGAAGTTGTAAAAAGTGTGGCAGAGCTTCACAGCAATGAAGAAAAAATAAAAACAGATTATTATGAGAAGTTACCTGAGATTCTTATGGATAAAAATAGCATAAGGCAGGTACTAATAAACCTGATAAATAACAGCATAGAAGCGGGCGGAGAAATAAAAATCAGCACATCAATGGATAAAGAGTGGGCGGTTGTAAAAGTCTGTGACACAGGTAAGGGAATTCCCGATAATATATTACCTAAAATATTTGAACCTTATATAACTACAAAAAGCAAAGGTACGGGATTGGGATTGCCTATAGCAAAAAAGATAATTCTTGACCACAAAGGTCAAATAGAAATAAGTTCAGAAGAAAGTAAAGGTACAGCAGCAGTAATTAAATTACCATTATCATTATAA
- a CDS encoding sigma-54 dependent transcriptional regulator, protein METRILVVDDDNNIRKSIKGFLEDKGYFVETVSTGEEAISLVKKSDFDIILLDIVLPGMDGLQALEKIRQDKPRVPVIIVSGQATIDNAIQATKLGAYDFIEKPIMGDKLLLLIAHLIENEEFKRQSARRYIMIGKSPAMENLCEEIEKSAPSNARILIQGESGVGKELVAHSIHQHSSRNLHPFIAVNCAALPKELIESELFGYEKGAFTGAVSRKEGKFLLANNGTLFLDEIGDMSLETQAKLLRALEEGEIEPLGGKNPTKVDVRVISATNKNLRNEVDKGNFRQDLLFRINVIPIFVPPLRKRTEDIDILAEHFLKVFCEENGKKVKIIEQDAVKRLKEYTWPGNVRELKNYIERLVIMVPSNTITVKNVESFLPISVQKTGKNLSFQQKMDDFEKTLIEQSLIKANWNVTKAAELLKTDRPNLYRKIRKYGLLEE, encoded by the coding sequence ATGGAAACACGTATTTTAGTTGTAGATGATGACAATAATATAAGGAAGTCTATAAAAGGATTTCTTGAAGACAAAGGGTATTTTGTAGAAACGGTTTCTACCGGTGAAGAAGCGATTTCTTTGGTGAAAAAAAGCGATTTTGATATTATACTGCTTGATATTGTGCTGCCGGGGATGGATGGACTGCAAGCACTCGAAAAAATCAGGCAGGACAAGCCACGAGTTCCCGTAATTATAGTCTCGGGACAAGCTACAATTGATAATGCTATCCAGGCTACAAAACTTGGCGCTTATGATTTCATAGAGAAGCCAATAATGGGAGACAAATTACTTCTTCTTATAGCACATCTTATTGAGAATGAAGAATTTAAAAGGCAATCTGCCAGACGATATATTATGATTGGCAAAAGCCCTGCGATGGAAAATCTTTGCGAGGAGATTGAAAAATCTGCCCCATCAAATGCACGGATTCTTATCCAAGGGGAAAGCGGGGTGGGGAAAGAACTTGTAGCGCATTCCATCCATCAGCACAGCTCAAGAAATTTGCATCCTTTCATTGCCGTAAATTGTGCTGCTCTGCCAAAGGAACTTATAGAAAGCGAACTTTTCGGATATGAAAAAGGAGCATTTACGGGAGCTGTATCAAGGAAAGAAGGCAAATTTCTTCTGGCAAATAATGGAACATTGTTTTTGGATGAAATTGGTGATATGAGTTTGGAAACTCAGGCGAAGTTACTCCGAGCATTGGAAGAGGGAGAAATAGAACCATTAGGAGGAAAAAATCCTACAAAAGTGGATGTAAGAGTTATATCCGCTACTAATAAAAATCTTAGAAATGAGGTAGACAAAGGAAATTTCAGACAAGACCTTTTATTTAGAATAAATGTAATCCCTATTTTCGTTCCACCCCTCAGGAAACGGACTGAGGATATAGATATCCTTGCAGAACATTTTCTAAAAGTATTTTGTGAAGAAAATGGGAAGAAGGTAAAAATTATAGAACAGGATGCCGTTAAAAGACTTAAGGAATATACCTGGCCCGGAAATGTAAGGGAATTAAAGAATTATATAGAGAGACTTGTTATTATGGTTCCTTCAAATACAATTACCGTAAAAAATGTAGAGTCGTTTTTGCCAATATCGGTTCAGAAGACGGGTAAAAATCTCTCATTCCAGCAAAAAATGGATGATTTCGAGAAAACATTGATAGAGCAGTCGCTTATAAAAGCAAACTGGAATGTTACAAAGGCGGCGGAATTACTTAAGACTGACCGCCCAAACCTCTATCGTAAAATCAGAAAGTATGGATTGTTAGAAGAATAG
- a CDS encoding POTRA domain-containing protein: protein MKKLSKALGIISTIIFVFVSANVYCQAVKGIGEKDDTVKGDTTKKEMEKIINGINIDSEGEEIVNIKVTGTVNVPERLILDTMQTKTGQKLQLLTIMKDKKNIESLKCFEEVEITLGRSGEGKAIVTVEVKENPLVQKVKIEGNTIFSTDRIIKELSIISGKVLEGTTEGKKDIVEEMYYNMGYVLVHVTPIYQDSTLTFKIDEGRIDSIKVTGNNHIPTKIILDTLGIKEGDLYNKNKIKEGLKRLEDKLPLKADVMGNPKKEIKTNKALAIGWGTLQKTETKEEYTSFLPIKENDKNVLKISVKEQAIGDFCIGSEGYNRVQGLALTGTLTRKALMPNDLKAQILGKYDFSAKLLEYKANAEKGFFYPHSFTIGGEWKNIVDTQDGWINIGTEESISSFLLHRGYIDYYTRKGFGGWVSQVITPGNTVKIEYNADKYGSIEEKNVWSLFNNNEPWRKNPPINNGQMNSITIGYISKLHNKACELNSSIEIEKAGLGGDFEFNRYLINVTSNNELSPSHFFDFRIRGGYSGETLPAQERFRLGGLGSLMGYGYKEFSGNIMMLSNLVYRLGSKTPQLDILFDAGNCWEDRKGFNLTELKPSIGLGTQTFGGGLKLSIHRRLDMNNAPWITYLTLGKSF from the coding sequence ATGAAAAAGTTAAGCAAAGCTTTAGGGATAATAAGTACAATAATCTTTGTTTTTGTTTCTGCTAATGTATATTGTCAGGCAGTTAAAGGGATAGGGGAAAAAGACGATACTGTGAAAGGAGATACTACAAAGAAGGAGATGGAGAAAATAATAAATGGGATTAATATAGATAGTGAGGGTGAAGAAATAGTGAATATAAAAGTAACCGGTACTGTAAATGTCCCGGAGCGTCTGATTCTTGACACTATGCAAACAAAGACAGGACAGAAATTACAACTTCTCACTATTATGAAAGATAAAAAGAATATAGAAAGTCTGAAGTGTTTTGAAGAGGTGGAAATTACTTTAGGGCGGTCAGGAGAAGGGAAAGCTATTGTAACAGTTGAGGTCAAAGAGAATCCACTTGTTCAAAAAGTAAAAATAGAAGGAAATACAATTTTCTCTACGGATAGGATTATTAAAGAATTATCTATAATTTCCGGAAAAGTATTAGAGGGGACTACTGAAGGGAAAAAGGATATTGTGGAGGAAATGTATTATAATATGGGATATGTTTTAGTCCATGTGACGCCAATTTATCAGGATAGTACGCTTACTTTTAAGATTGATGAAGGACGGATTGATAGTATAAAGGTAACAGGGAACAACCACATACCTACTAAAATAATTTTGGACACACTTGGTATAAAAGAAGGGGACTTATACAATAAAAATAAAATAAAAGAAGGCTTGAAAAGGTTAGAGGACAAACTACCATTGAAAGCGGACGTAATGGGGAACCCCAAAAAGGAAATAAAAACAAATAAAGCTCTTGCAATTGGTTGGGGAACATTGCAGAAAACAGAGACTAAAGAAGAATACACATCATTTTTACCTATTAAAGAAAATGATAAAAACGTCCTGAAAATTTCTGTTAAAGAACAGGCAATTGGGGACTTTTGTATAGGTTCCGAGGGATACAACCGGGTACAAGGGCTGGCATTAACGGGCACATTGACAAGAAAGGCTCTTATGCCGAATGATTTAAAGGCTCAAATCTTAGGCAAATACGATTTTTCTGCAAAATTGTTGGAATACAAGGCAAATGCAGAGAAAGGTTTTTTCTATCCGCATAGCTTTACTATTGGAGGTGAATGGAAGAATATAGTAGATACGCAAGATGGATGGATTAATATTGGAACTGAAGAAAGTATCTCCTCTTTTTTATTACATAGAGGTTACATAGATTACTATACACGGAAGGGTTTCGGAGGATGGGTATCGCAAGTCATTACTCCGGGTAATACAGTAAAAATTGAATATAATGCAGATAAGTATGGAAGTATTGAAGAAAAAAATGTATGGTCTCTTTTCAATAACAACGAGCCATGGCGTAAAAATCCTCCTATTAACAATGGACAGATGAATAGTATTACAATAGGGTATATATCTAAGTTGCATAATAAAGCTTGTGAACTAAACTCCAGTATAGAAATTGAAAAAGCAGGATTAGGCGGAGACTTTGAATTCAACAGATATTTAATAAATGTAACAAGCAATAATGAACTTTCGCCTTCACATTTTTTTGACTTCCGAATTAGGGGAGGTTATTCCGGTGAAACACTGCCGGCACAGGAGCGATTCCGTCTCGGAGGACTAGGCAGTTTGATGGGCTACGGGTACAAGGAATTTTCAGGTAATATTATGATGCTCAGTAATCTGGTATATAGATTGGGAAGCAAGACTCCTCAGCTGGACATTCTATTTGATGCAGGTAATTGCTGGGAAGATAGAAAAGGCTTTAACCTAACAGAATTGAAACCAAGCATTGGCCTAGGAACTCAGACTTTTGGCGGGGGATTAAAACTCAGTATCCATAGAAGACTGGATATGAACAATGCTCCTTGGATAACATATTTGACGCTCGGTAAAAGTTTTTAG
- a CDS encoding HEAT repeat domain-containing protein — translation MGKKFKLPALSDERAIRDTIHYTPYINALTKTILECETPFTIGLHGPWGKGKTSTMRLIAENLEKDVKNNIITVFYDPWEYQFDERPIVPLLHTIRGKILDSQWDKGKISSFLRKFEKVLFMASYVVSEKIGLVKSSSLVTALRDYDDLKEKENTENLSYLTGEETIKRLFESAINELAGCQQDNDEKKIVIFIDDLDRCLPEYALKILEAIKIYLSVKSCVFVLGVEKGMIQNAILYHYRALKEGSFSGKDYLDKLIQLPYNLPDMGENGVETLLEEICEKVKLFSTDEKKECIEIIKIGIDPIPRTVKRFVSSIILQKNIAEALENESKGSFNDFKIAKAIKLGLIYFINENLSLSKKDLFELQKGYKNAKYSPKKVNTGELRKKGEMLQETQTSLNTLKEKYKDITQEQWDRIKKILEYPSLTKSPNNLYFENPKEIGKYLEVLYPEELKNEIVRNIEEIRELKKVLKDGDVHDRRKAAQSLGSMRDASVIPELIEALKDPDAVVRKNIVVALEKMRNRSVIPELVKVFQDPNVEVKSTVVWTLGRLGQRGDDSVIQLLKKALKDSDVGVKRNAVSALGQIEDKLAIPELIETLKTDTDPVIRHMVVLALGQIGAESIISELTEALKDTDAEVRRTIIWILGGIGNGKSVIPVLIERLTDSDVGVKRNVVLALEQIGNKSVIPELRKVLKDCTNSDLKKEIERAVRKLGEQVN, via the coding sequence ATGGGTAAAAAGTTTAAACTTCCAGCTCTATCAGATGAAAGAGCTATAAGAGATACCATACATTATACTCCTTATATAAATGCCCTAACAAAAACGATTCTTGAATGCGAGACTCCTTTTACAATAGGATTACATGGACCATGGGGAAAAGGAAAAACATCTACAATGAGACTTATAGCAGAAAATTTAGAAAAAGATGTCAAAAATAATATAATAACGGTTTTTTATGACCCGTGGGAATATCAATTTGATGAGCGCCCTATTGTCCCATTATTACATACTATAAGAGGAAAAATTCTTGACTCTCAATGGGATAAAGGGAAAATATCTTCTTTTTTGAGGAAATTTGAAAAAGTTCTTTTTATGGCATCATATGTGGTGTCAGAAAAGATAGGACTTGTTAAATCAAGTAGTTTGGTAACTGCACTTAGGGATTATGACGATTTAAAAGAAAAGGAAAATACAGAAAATTTATCCTATCTTACAGGAGAAGAGACGATAAAAAGACTTTTTGAATCGGCAATTAACGAGTTAGCAGGGTGTCAACAAGATAATGACGAAAAGAAAATAGTTATATTTATTGACGACCTTGACCGATGTTTGCCTGAATATGCTTTAAAGATTTTGGAAGCAATAAAAATATATCTTAGTGTAAAAAGTTGCGTTTTTGTTTTAGGTGTGGAAAAGGGAATGATTCAAAATGCAATTCTTTATCATTATAGAGCGCTAAAAGAGGGAAGTTTTTCGGGAAAAGATTACCTGGATAAGCTTATTCAACTCCCTTATAATTTACCTGATATGGGAGAAAACGGAGTAGAAACACTTTTGGAGGAAATTTGTGAAAAGGTAAAATTATTTAGTACCGATGAAAAAAAAGAATGCATAGAGATCATAAAAATAGGTATAGACCCTATACCGCGAACAGTAAAAAGATTTGTAAGTAGTATAATATTACAAAAAAATATTGCAGAAGCATTAGAAAATGAATCAAAAGGTAGTTTCAATGATTTTAAGATTGCTAAGGCAATAAAACTGGGACTTATTTACTTCATTAATGAAAACTTAAGTCTTTCTAAAAAAGACTTATTTGAATTACAAAAAGGATACAAAAATGCTAAATACTCCCCCAAAAAAGTCAATACCGGCGAATTAAGAAAAAAAGGGGAAATGCTGCAGGAAACCCAAACTTCATTGAATACATTAAAAGAAAAATATAAAGACATTACGCAAGAACAGTGGGATAGAATAAAAAAAATTTTAGAATATCCGTCTCTAACTAAATCACCTAATAACTTATATTTTGAGAATCCAAAAGAAATAGGCAAATATCTTGAAGTTTTATACCCAGAGGAATTGAAGAATGAAATAGTCAGAAATATTGAGGAAATAAGAGAATTAAAAAAAGTATTAAAGGATGGCGATGTCCATGATAGACGTAAGGCTGCCCAGTCATTGGGCTCTATGAGAGATGCGTCAGTAATTCCGGAATTAATAGAGGCATTAAAAGATCCAGATGCAGTAGTTAGAAAGAATATAGTTGTCGCGTTAGAGAAGATGAGAAATAGGTCAGTAATTCCGGAACTAGTAAAGGTATTCCAAGATCCCAATGTAGAAGTTAAAAGTACGGTAGTTTGGACATTAGGGCGATTAGGGCAAAGAGGAGATGACTCAGTAATTCAATTGTTAAAAAAGGCATTAAAAGATAGTGACGTAGGAGTAAAACGGAATGCAGTTTCGGCATTAGGGCAAATAGAAGACAAGTTAGCAATTCCGGAACTAATAGAAACATTAAAAACAGATACTGACCCGGTAATTAGACATATGGTAGTTTTGGCATTAGGGCAAATAGGAGCTGAGTCAATAATTTCGGAACTAACAGAGGCATTAAAAGATACCGATGCAGAAGTTAGACGTACGATAATTTGGATATTAGGAGGAATAGGAAATGGCAAGTCAGTAATTCCAGTGCTAATAGAGAGATTAACAGATAGTGACGTAGGAGTTAAACGGAACGTAGTTTTAGCATTAGAGCAAATAGGAAATAAGTCAGTAATTCCGGAGCTAAGAAAGGTATTAAAGGATTGTACTAACAGTGATCTTAAAAAAGAGATAGAGCGGGCGGTAAGAAAATTGGGAGAACAAGTTAATTGA